The following coding sequences are from one Saprospiraceae bacterium window:
- the murB gene encoding UDP-N-acetylmuramate dehydrogenase: MRFSLKNLNTFGIEAHCQNLIEIKSIAQLKEIVPTLKNTPLVLGGGSNILFTQDVEQDILHNTLKGIQLLEEKDESAFIKVFSGENWHQFVEWSLSKGFYGIENLSLIPGSCGAAPIQNIGAYGVELKDVVDSVEVVDFEEGKTQTFTKTECKFGYRDSIFKNELKSKVFITSINLKLSKNPTLIRSEYGSIKEELLKQGITNPTPIDISKTVIKIRQSKLPDPKNLGNAGSFFKNPVLSLEEFNLIRHHDMPYYPQADGNVKVPAAWLIEKSGWKGYRRGDVGCHYNQALVLVNYGKASGSDILNLARDIQTDIMEKYGITLQPEVNIWP; encoded by the coding sequence TTGCGATTTTCTCTAAAAAATCTAAACACTTTTGGCATTGAAGCACATTGCCAAAATCTCATTGAAATCAAATCAATCGCCCAGCTCAAAGAAATTGTACCGACATTGAAAAATACTCCATTAGTATTAGGAGGTGGTAGTAATATACTTTTTACCCAAGATGTCGAACAAGATATTCTACACAATACATTAAAAGGTATACAGCTGCTAGAAGAAAAAGATGAAAGTGCATTCATCAAAGTATTTTCAGGTGAAAACTGGCATCAATTTGTTGAGTGGTCGCTGTCCAAAGGATTTTATGGAATAGAGAATCTAAGTCTGATACCAGGAAGCTGTGGTGCTGCACCCATTCAAAATATTGGTGCCTATGGCGTAGAACTCAAAGATGTTGTAGATTCAGTCGAGGTAGTCGATTTTGAAGAAGGTAAAACACAAACCTTTACAAAAACAGAATGTAAATTCGGATATAGGGATAGTATTTTTAAAAATGAATTGAAGTCTAAAGTATTCATTACTTCCATCAACTTAAAATTAAGTAAAAATCCAACATTGATCCGCAGTGAGTACGGAAGCATTAAAGAGGAATTATTGAAGCAAGGAATCACAAATCCCACACCAATAGATATTTCAAAAACAGTCATCAAAATCAGGCAATCAAAACTACCTGATCCAAAAAATCTGGGCAATGCGGGGAGTTTCTTCAAAAATCCTGTACTTAGTTTAGAAGAATTCAACCTCATCCGGCACCACGACATGCCTTACTATCCACAAGCAGATGGAAATGTAAAAGTGCCCGCAGCTTGGCTAATTGAAAAATCAGGATGGAAAGGATACCGCAGAGGAGATGTAGGGTGTCATTATAATCAAGCTCTTGTACTAGTGAACTATGGCAAAGCCAGTGGATCGGATATTTTGAATCTTGCCAGAGACATTCAGACTGATATCATGGAGAAATACGGAATCACATTGCAACCAGAAGTTAATATTTGGCCATGA
- a CDS encoding ATP-binding cassette domain-containing protein — MSQRPKISRASLLKSYRIFRYIKPYGTSFILGMICLVISSSMFMIFPGAAGEMANAAIGKGHWNIPVENFGWIFLAILIVQGALSYLRTVFFAQVSEKGIADVRKALFAKIIGQNISFYENHRIGELTSRLTADIEQLQSAFSITLAELIRQIVVLISGLVIIGWMAPKLSLIMLLTFPIVVVASVFFGRFIRKLSKNRQDSLADTNIIVEESLQSFHTVKAFGNEHFEYSRFQDSIQKMVQISLHYARMRGVFFIFIITVLFGGLFFILWRGAMLVQAGEMKAGDLFSFIIYTGIIGGAIAGLGNLYSTLAGSIGATERIQDILDLDEEIDPVQSNDNVAKRMQGDISLQNVSFRYPSRPEITVLSNISFHVKKGQRIALVGQSGAGKSTLIQLLLRFYPVSQGQIEIDHKDIYDYDLKAFRKNFAIVPQEIILFGGTIRENILYGKPDATEAELVSAAVKSNSMEFIEAFPEGLNTIVGERGIKLSGGQKQRIAIARAILKDPAILILDEATSALDAESERIVQDALDKLMHGRTSIIIAHRLSTIRAANCIYVLKEGKIVESGTHEELLNEHSGVYKNLVQLQLEHQE, encoded by the coding sequence ATGTCACAAAGACCTAAAATCAGTAGAGCGAGTTTGCTCAAATCCTATCGGATTTTTCGATATATAAAACCATATGGGACTTCTTTCATTCTGGGGATGATCTGTTTGGTGATTTCCAGTTCGATGTTTATGATTTTTCCAGGAGCTGCAGGTGAAATGGCCAATGCTGCTATTGGAAAAGGTCATTGGAACATTCCAGTGGAAAATTTCGGCTGGATATTTCTGGCGATATTGATTGTTCAGGGTGCATTATCTTATTTGCGGACTGTTTTTTTTGCTCAGGTAAGTGAAAAAGGGATTGCCGATGTGCGTAAAGCATTGTTTGCTAAAATCATTGGCCAAAATATTTCTTTTTATGAGAATCACAGAATAGGTGAATTGACAAGTAGGCTTACTGCTGACATTGAACAGCTGCAGTCGGCATTTTCAATTACGCTTGCCGAATTGATTCGACAGATCGTAGTTCTGATATCAGGTCTGGTCATCATTGGATGGATGGCACCTAAATTATCCTTAATCATGCTGTTGACATTCCCGATAGTGGTCGTTGCCTCAGTCTTCTTCGGAAGATTTATCAGAAAATTATCCAAAAATCGGCAGGACAGTCTAGCAGACACAAACATCATCGTTGAGGAAAGTCTTCAGTCATTTCATACAGTAAAAGCTTTTGGAAATGAGCATTTTGAGTATTCCAGATTTCAGGATTCTATCCAAAAAATGGTACAAATCTCGCTGCACTATGCCCGAATGAGGGGTGTGTTTTTCATCTTCATTATTACCGTACTATTTGGAGGTTTATTCTTCATCCTATGGCGTGGTGCCATGTTAGTCCAAGCAGGAGAAATGAAAGCAGGTGATCTATTTTCATTTATCATTTATACCGGCATAATTGGAGGCGCAATTGCTGGGTTGGGAAACTTGTATTCAACGCTTGCAGGGTCTATAGGTGCAACAGAGAGAATCCAGGACATCCTGGATTTGGATGAAGAAATTGACCCCGTTCAAAGCAATGATAATGTTGCTAAAAGAATGCAAGGAGACATTTCATTACAAAATGTGAGTTTCCGATATCCTTCCAGGCCTGAGATTACTGTGTTGAGTAACATCAGTTTTCATGTCAAAAAAGGACAACGGATTGCATTGGTGGGTCAAAGTGGTGCGGGGAAATCGACTTTGATACAATTACTCCTGCGATTTTATCCCGTTTCTCAGGGACAAATTGAAATAGATCATAAAGATATATACGATTACGATCTGAAGGCATTCCGAAAAAATTTTGCTATCGTACCCCAAGAGATTATTCTTTTTGGTGGAACTATAAGGGAGAATATACTATATGGCAAACCTGATGCTACTGAAGCAGAGCTGGTCTCAGCTGCTGTAAAGAGCAATAGTATGGAGTTCATTGAAGCTTTTCCTGAAGGCCTAAACACCATTGTTGGTGAAAGAGGTATTAAGCTGTCCGGAGGTCAAAAACAAAGAATCGCCATCGCACGTGCTATCCTCAAAGATCCGGCTATTTTGATTCTGGATGAAGCAACTTCTGCTTTGGATGCGGAGTCTGAAAGGATCGTGCAAGATGCACTTGATAAACTCATGCATGGCAGGACATCTATCATCATAGCTCACAGACTTTCTACTATCCGAGCTGCGAACTGCATTTATGTTCTCAAAGAAGGAAAAATTGTAGAGTCCGGCACTCATGAAGAACTGTTGAATGAACATTCAGGAGTGTATAAAAATCTGGTACAGCTTCAGTTGGAACATCAGGAGTAG
- a CDS encoding cation:dicarboxylase symporter family transporter, which produces MKYLILNNLKLLFGLLSIAIILHLFQAIEWIHIPHDALFLVRWSTVLLMCTYALFRKQLTTWIFVSMILGICIGYDFPLLGKELNILSKIFIKMIKTIIAPLLFGTLVVGIAGHSNLRQVGRLGWKSLVYFEIVTTTALIIGLVAINYSKAGIGIPAFHSDEKLPEIAKAMGWKDIVLHTFPENFIKSISEGQILQIVVFCILFAVSLLLIKGAKRKPILDFADSLSHTMFSFTNLVMYFSPFAVGGALAYTVSNMGLGVLANLLQLLGTLYLGLLVLVFGVFLPLAWFSGVRIRRFLRYVSEPLSIAFGTASSEAALPIALENMEKYGVSREVVSFVLPTGLSFNLDGTTLYLSMASIFVAQAAGIQLSIGQQITMMLTLMLTSKGVAGVARASLVILAGMASSFGLPDWPIAAILGIDALMDMARTAVNTLGNCLATVIVGKWENEVDEMRED; this is translated from the coding sequence ATGAAGTACTTGATTTTGAACAATTTAAAACTGCTTTTTGGCCTGCTCTCAATTGCAATAATACTCCATCTTTTTCAGGCAATCGAATGGATTCACATTCCACATGACGCACTTTTTTTGGTGCGATGGTCCACTGTCTTGCTTATGTGTACCTATGCTTTGTTCAGAAAACAGTTGACTACTTGGATTTTTGTAAGCATGATATTGGGTATTTGTATAGGTTACGACTTCCCATTATTAGGAAAAGAGTTGAATATTTTGAGTAAAATATTCATCAAAATGATCAAGACGATCATTGCGCCACTGCTATTTGGCACTCTGGTAGTTGGAATCGCTGGTCACTCCAATCTCAGGCAAGTGGGAAGATTGGGTTGGAAGTCCCTTGTATATTTTGAAATTGTGACTACCACTGCACTGATCATTGGACTTGTAGCAATCAATTACTCTAAAGCCGGAATCGGCATTCCTGCTTTTCATTCGGATGAAAAATTGCCCGAAATTGCAAAAGCCATGGGATGGAAAGACATTGTGCTTCACACTTTTCCAGAAAACTTCATCAAGTCAATCAGTGAGGGACAAATCTTGCAAATTGTAGTCTTCTGTATTCTTTTCGCTGTTTCACTATTACTTATAAAAGGGGCTAAAAGGAAACCCATACTTGACTTTGCAGATTCGCTATCGCATACCATGTTCAGCTTCACAAATCTGGTCATGTACTTCTCCCCCTTTGCAGTAGGCGGAGCATTGGCATATACAGTTTCAAACATGGGTCTTGGAGTATTAGCTAATCTCCTTCAATTGCTTGGCACATTGTATCTTGGTTTATTGGTACTTGTATTCGGTGTTTTTTTGCCTTTGGCTTGGTTTTCTGGAGTCCGGATAAGAAGGTTTCTGCGATATGTGAGCGAACCGTTGAGCATAGCTTTTGGAACGGCGAGTTCTGAAGCAGCACTGCCTATTGCCTTGGAAAATATGGAAAAATATGGGGTCTCCAGGGAGGTAGTATCTTTTGTACTTCCTACAGGTTTAAGCTTTAACCTGGATGGAACTACTTTGTATCTTTCAATGGCTTCGATTTTTGTGGCTCAGGCAGCAGGTATCCAGCTCAGCATCGGCCAGCAAATTACGATGATGCTCACACTCATGTTGACTTCCAAAGGTGTCGCAGGGGTTGCACGAGCCTCTTTGGTAATTCTTGCCGGGATGGCATCCAGCTTTGGATTGCCGGATTGGCCGATTGCTGCTATACTAGGCATAGATGCTTTAATGGATATGGCCAGAACAGCGGTCAACACACTGGGGAATTGTCTTGCCACTGTGATTGTAGGAAAGTGGGAAAATGAGGTTGATGAGATGCGAGAAGATTGA
- a CDS encoding DedA family protein: protein MDWIQQLIDFILHIDDHLVELVANYGIFIYIILFLILFAETGLVIAPFLPGDSLLFAAGALAASGNMNVWILILVCIAGAILGNQVNYMIGKYIGPRVYSQNFKWIRKQHIDKTHQFYEKHGGKALIIGRFLPFIRTFVPFIAGVGNMEVGKFTFYNIIGALVWVIPIVMVGYLFGNIPFVKEHFSIIVLIILLLSMIPLFAGLITGLLSMNKKSDTEE, encoded by the coding sequence ATGGATTGGATTCAACAATTGATTGATTTTATACTTCACATTGATGATCACCTTGTGGAATTAGTCGCGAATTATGGCATTTTCATTTACATTATACTTTTCCTGATACTTTTCGCAGAAACGGGTCTGGTCATCGCTCCATTTTTGCCTGGAGATTCACTATTGTTTGCAGCGGGTGCCTTGGCGGCTAGTGGGAACATGAATGTGTGGATCCTGATTTTGGTCTGTATTGCAGGAGCGATTTTGGGTAACCAGGTAAATTATATGATTGGAAAATATATTGGGCCCAGAGTTTACTCTCAAAATTTCAAATGGATCAGAAAGCAGCATATTGACAAAACTCATCAATTTTATGAAAAGCATGGAGGAAAAGCTTTGATCATTGGTAGATTTCTTCCCTTCATAAGAACATTTGTGCCCTTCATTGCCGGGGTTGGAAATATGGAAGTCGGAAAATTTACTTTCTATAATATAATTGGGGCTTTGGTCTGGGTGATTCCGATCGTAATGGTTGGATATCTTTTTGGCAATATACCTTTCGTAAAGGAACATTTTTCCATTATTGTTCTCATCATCTTATTACTGAGCATGATACCATTATTTGCTGGTCTGATTACGGGCTTATTGAGTATGAACAAGAAATCGGACACAGAAGAATAA
- a CDS encoding DUF4159 domain-containing protein gives MKIKNWFLLFAVVGTVSAAVPPSLKLALLKYNGGGDWYANPTSLTNLSKYCNQELKTKFDPDYATVEVGSAEIFNYPFIHMTGHGNVVFSDLEAKNLRTYLEAGGFLHIDDNYGMDPFVRPAMKKVFPELDFVELPFSHPVYQQKFSFNRGLPKIHKHNDKAPQGFGLLWKGRLVCFYSYECDLGDGWEDKEVHKDPEEVRIQALKMGANLIRYVFSN, from the coding sequence ATGAAGATTAAAAATTGGTTTCTTTTATTCGCTGTGGTGGGTACTGTTTCAGCTGCGGTTCCTCCTTCTTTGAAACTAGCTCTGCTGAAGTACAATGGCGGAGGAGATTGGTATGCCAATCCTACGAGCTTAACCAATCTGAGCAAATATTGCAACCAAGAGCTAAAAACGAAATTTGATCCTGATTATGCTACAGTAGAGGTAGGAAGTGCTGAAATCTTCAACTATCCTTTTATTCACATGACGGGACATGGAAATGTAGTATTTTCAGATCTTGAAGCCAAAAACTTAAGAACTTACCTGGAGGCCGGAGGCTTTTTACACATAGATGACAATTATGGGATGGATCCTTTTGTGAGGCCAGCTATGAAAAAAGTATTTCCAGAGCTCGATTTTGTCGAACTCCCATTTTCTCATCCAGTTTACCAACAAAAATTTAGCTTTAACCGCGGGTTACCCAAGATTCATAAGCACAATGATAAAGCGCCTCAAGGATTTGGACTTTTGTGGAAAGGTAGACTGGTTTGTTTTTATTCATATGAATGTGACCTCGGCGATGGATGGGAAGATAAAGAAGTGCACAAAGATCCAGAAGAAGTAAGAATTCAAGCATTAAAGATGGGAGCAAATCTAATCAGGTACGTATTCAGCAATTAA
- a CDS encoding 16S rRNA (uracil(1498)-N(3))-methyltransferase gives MDLFLGNQIDSEVFHLNEEESHHCVRVLRHRLYDEILVTEFQGKIWQATIVDLSSTLVKCRITKVFREERLTNLSIVAFGMLQDRERMEWMVEKMTEFGVDIVIPLKSERSMKSNLNLVRLGKIITAACKQNLRTKKPIIAEIQTIQQLIASQPIAQKFVAHCQEEIKTSLWDVVQSGKDALICIGPEGDFSSKEIELMLHNGFQAVSLGQRRLRSETAAIAACHIFAMKSELENED, from the coding sequence ATGGATTTATTTTTAGGAAATCAAATCGATAGTGAAGTATTCCATTTAAATGAAGAGGAGTCACATCACTGCGTACGCGTATTGAGGCATAGGTTATATGACGAAATCCTTGTAACAGAATTTCAAGGTAAAATATGGCAAGCCACAATAGTCGATCTCTCATCGACATTAGTAAAGTGCCGAATCACCAAAGTATTTCGTGAAGAACGGTTGACTAATCTGAGCATAGTCGCTTTTGGGATGCTTCAGGATCGGGAACGCATGGAATGGATGGTGGAAAAAATGACTGAATTTGGTGTCGATATAGTCATTCCCTTGAAAAGTGAGAGAAGTATGAAATCAAACCTTAATTTGGTTAGGCTTGGTAAAATCATCACAGCTGCCTGTAAACAAAACCTACGTACCAAAAAACCCATCATTGCTGAAATTCAAACAATCCAGCAATTGATTGCCAGTCAACCCATTGCTCAGAAATTTGTAGCTCATTGTCAGGAAGAAATTAAAACGTCACTATGGGATGTGGTTCAGTCCGGTAAGGATGCGTTGATATGCATTGGGCCGGAAGGTGACTTCAGTTCAAAGGAAATCGAACTCATGCTCCACAACGGTTTTCAAGCAGTGAGTTTAGGACAAAGAAGATTAAGATCTGAAACAGCCGCTATTGCAGCTTGTCATATATTTGCCATGAAAAGTGAGTTGGAAAATGAAGATTAA
- the rseP gene encoding RIP metalloprotease RseP produces the protein MGYFIMISQFLLSLSLLVVLHELGHFLPAKWFKTKVEKFYLFFDPWVSLVKKKIGETEYGIGWLPLGGYVKIAGMVDESFDTASLSKEAQPWEFRSKPAWQRLIIMLGGVTVNFLLGFFIFAMMIWLLGSSYIPTQELKNGILVDSLTYKMGFRDGDIILKMGDKNLDRFDRSVLVKGMVLEDQRKFTVRRGGQMVDILVDPVLVQELTKPSAKGLTLWTIPMSSIVKEVIKGSAASKAGMQAGDLILSLDQKPTPYIHQVQSVLAGRKNVQLPIQLVRGTDTITYDLNIGEDGRIGVYWTPMDKQYKIGREKFSFFQSIPLGVKEGIDLISNQLKAFGKMFSGEIKAKDSLGGFASIAGMFEKTWDWESFWRMTAILSIILGFMNLLPIPGLDGGHVVFLLVEVVTGRKVPDSIVEKATMVGFILLLGLLLFANGMDLFRIFGKG, from the coding sequence ATGGGTTATTTTATTATGATCAGCCAGTTTCTGCTCTCTTTGAGTTTGCTGGTGGTCCTTCACGAATTGGGACACTTTCTCCCTGCTAAATGGTTTAAAACAAAAGTTGAAAAATTTTACCTTTTTTTCGATCCTTGGGTGTCGTTGGTAAAAAAGAAAATTGGGGAGACTGAATATGGCATCGGTTGGCTGCCACTTGGCGGCTACGTCAAGATAGCAGGGATGGTAGATGAAAGTTTTGATACGGCCTCGCTTTCAAAAGAAGCCCAACCTTGGGAATTCAGATCAAAGCCGGCTTGGCAACGTCTCATCATCATGCTGGGAGGTGTTACGGTAAATTTTTTACTTGGATTTTTCATTTTTGCCATGATGATTTGGCTTTTGGGCTCTTCCTATATACCTACTCAAGAGCTAAAAAACGGAATTCTGGTCGACAGCCTTACTTACAAGATGGGCTTTCGCGATGGTGACATCATCCTCAAAATGGGTGATAAAAATTTGGATCGATTTGACCGTAGCGTTTTGGTGAAAGGGATGGTTTTGGAAGATCAAAGAAAATTTACAGTCCGCAGAGGTGGACAAATGGTCGATATATTGGTGGATCCTGTCTTAGTGCAAGAGCTAACCAAACCATCCGCGAAAGGACTCACACTATGGACGATTCCAATGAGTTCAATAGTAAAAGAAGTAATAAAAGGCAGTGCAGCTTCAAAAGCCGGTATGCAAGCAGGCGACCTGATTTTGAGTCTGGATCAGAAACCCACACCTTATATTCATCAGGTGCAATCTGTTCTCGCAGGACGAAAAAATGTGCAGCTCCCTATACAATTGGTGAGAGGGACAGATACAATCACCTATGATTTAAATATCGGAGAAGATGGTAGGATTGGAGTCTATTGGACCCCGATGGATAAACAATACAAAATTGGTAGAGAAAAATTCTCGTTCTTCCAGTCGATTCCTCTTGGAGTGAAAGAAGGAATAGACCTGATTTCCAATCAATTGAAGGCCTTTGGCAAAATGTTTTCGGGCGAGATTAAAGCAAAAGATAGCTTAGGTGGTTTTGCAAGCATTGCAGGTATGTTCGAAAAAACATGGGACTGGGAATCCTTTTGGAGAATGACTGCAATTTTATCCATAATACTTGGTTTTATGAACCTATTGCCGATTCCGGGCTTGGATGGAGGACACGTAGTTTTTCTATTGGTAGAGGTCGTCACAGGTCGAAAAGTACCGGATAGCATTGTTGAGAAAGCAACTATGGTTGGATTTATATTGTTATTGGGTTTATTGTTGTTTGCAAATGGTATGGATCTGTTTAGGATCTTCGGAAAGGGATGA
- the hscB gene encoding Fe-S protein assembly co-chaperone HscB: MINYFELFKIPVHYYVDLTALRKQFYVLSRQTHPDQNQDADAQAESSKLNEAYKTLSDPILRLKHIIELFRGQAIEENVPFEDQGFIMQMMDLHEKIQDAMLQDSSDDIETVRSEIEDYKEFQLHHMQKDLLSIDQLDKLEDPLVDKLIQYYFKLKYFIRLEKAISGDDLEL, translated from the coding sequence ATGATCAACTACTTTGAATTATTTAAAATACCCGTTCATTATTATGTCGATCTGACTGCCTTGCGCAAGCAATTCTATGTATTGAGCCGGCAAACCCATCCCGATCAAAATCAGGATGCTGACGCTCAAGCGGAAAGCAGCAAGCTCAATGAAGCTTACAAAACTCTTTCTGATCCCATTTTAAGATTAAAACACATCATAGAACTTTTTCGAGGGCAAGCCATAGAAGAAAATGTGCCTTTTGAAGATCAAGGATTTATTATGCAAATGATGGATTTGCACGAGAAAATTCAAGATGCAATGCTGCAAGACAGTTCAGATGATATTGAGACTGTTCGGTCAGAAATCGAGGACTACAAAGAGTTCCAGCTGCATCACATGCAGAAAGATCTCCTCTCCATCGACCAGCTTGATAAGCTTGAAGATCCTTTGGTTGATAAACTCATCCAATATTATTTTAAACTCAAGTATTTCATTCGTTTGGAAAAGGCAATTTCCGGAGATGATCTTGAATTATAA
- a CDS encoding S9 family peptidase — MKSIKLTYLFVFASLIFGGQVSAQKKKITVEDFTERNTFSVKSVPQFFFMNDGEHYTYWLDKKILKSHLLASSEPSLIFDGSWLNFDIQDYSFSADERKLLLHSQKDQIYRYSFSSDVYVLDLNTNMVQKLCEEGKVMYPQFNLQGNKVAYVLNNDIYIKDLISGQTKRVTRDGLKNSIINGASDWVYEEEFTMTRAFEWSPDGSTIAYLKFDESQVKESSIEYYLRANYPVEYRFKYPKVGEKNSLVSAWFYNLKKKKNVQIKFPATEDDGSYFPRLKWASDQQVSVIRINRWQNELDLFLADLNTAEARSIFHESNSRYIDIHDNLLFLKGAKGFLWTSEIDGYNHLYHYGLDGKKIKQITQGKNEITQVLGVNESQSEIYFQISDNDGLDRKIYRSGIDGNEKTCIACESGTNDADMSPGGKYFIVNHSTSYQLPKYFVVDRNSRVIKKLEDNQSLQSKLADYDLADVEHLRIANRFGDSLNAILIKPSDFDPSKKYPVLMNVYGGPGSQLVLNKWNSFKYTWWFNMLASDGYLICISDNRGTGGRGEEFKKQTYLHLGKMETEDQTDAALYLKTLPFVDGDRIGIFGWSYGGYMSSLCLLKSNDVFKSAISVAPVTHWKWYDSVYSERYMKDEKQNSNGFAEYAPVLLADRLKGNYMLVHGMGDDNVHFQHTAEMINALVRNNKSFDLYVYPNRSHGISGDRARLHLFSEMTRFVKNKI; from the coding sequence ATGAAGTCAATAAAACTAACTTATCTTTTTGTTTTTGCCTCACTAATCTTCGGAGGACAAGTATCTGCCCAGAAAAAGAAAATCACTGTGGAAGATTTTACTGAAAGAAATACGTTTTCTGTAAAATCGGTGCCTCAGTTTTTCTTCATGAATGATGGGGAACATTATACGTATTGGCTAGATAAAAAGATTCTTAAATCACATTTGTTGGCATCAAGCGAACCAAGCCTCATATTTGATGGCTCCTGGCTCAATTTCGATATTCAGGACTATAGTTTTTCTGCTGACGAAAGAAAACTACTCCTCCATTCCCAAAAAGACCAGATATACAGGTATTCTTTTTCTTCAGATGTTTATGTTCTTGACCTAAATACCAACATGGTGCAAAAACTCTGTGAGGAAGGCAAAGTGATGTATCCTCAATTTAATCTTCAGGGTAATAAGGTTGCTTATGTATTGAATAATGATATTTATATTAAAGACCTGATTTCTGGTCAGACCAAAAGAGTAACGAGAGATGGTTTAAAAAATTCTATTATCAATGGTGCTTCAGATTGGGTGTATGAAGAAGAGTTTACCATGACCAGAGCATTTGAATGGTCTCCTGATGGCAGTACTATCGCTTATTTAAAATTCGATGAAAGTCAGGTAAAGGAAAGTTCGATAGAATATTATTTAAGAGCAAATTATCCGGTAGAATACCGATTTAAATATCCAAAGGTAGGGGAGAAAAATTCTTTGGTAAGTGCCTGGTTCTACAATTTGAAAAAGAAAAAAAATGTACAAATAAAATTTCCTGCAACAGAGGATGATGGCAGCTATTTCCCAAGACTCAAATGGGCATCAGACCAACAAGTTTCTGTCATTCGGATCAACAGATGGCAAAACGAGTTGGATTTATTCCTCGCAGACTTAAATACGGCTGAGGCGAGAAGCATTTTTCATGAGTCAAATTCAAGATATATCGATATCCATGACAATCTTCTGTTCCTCAAAGGGGCTAAAGGTTTCCTTTGGACCAGTGAGATAGATGGGTATAACCATTTGTATCATTATGGACTCGATGGAAAAAAAATAAAACAAATTACACAGGGTAAGAATGAAATTACCCAGGTACTTGGAGTCAATGAATCACAATCTGAAATTTATTTTCAAATCAGCGATAATGACGGACTCGATAGGAAGATCTATCGTTCTGGTATAGATGGAAATGAAAAAACTTGTATTGCCTGCGAAAGCGGTACCAATGATGCCGATATGAGTCCGGGCGGGAAATATTTTATCGTCAACCACAGTACCAGCTATCAGTTACCTAAGTATTTCGTTGTCGACAGAAATTCCCGTGTCATCAAGAAATTGGAGGATAACCAAAGCCTGCAAAGCAAGTTAGCGGATTATGATTTGGCTGATGTGGAGCATCTGCGCATTGCAAACAGGTTTGGCGACAGTCTAAATGCCATCCTGATAAAGCCTTCCGACTTTGATCCAAGCAAAAAATATCCAGTGCTGATGAATGTATATGGTGGACCAGGTAGCCAACTCGTGCTCAACAAATGGAATAGTTTTAAATATACCTGGTGGTTCAATATGTTAGCCTCTGATGGATATTTGATTTGCATTTCTGACAACAGAGGAACAGGAGGCAGAGGTGAAGAATTCAAAAAACAAACTTACTTGCATCTGGGCAAAATGGAAACCGAAGATCAGACCGACGCAGCTCTTTACCTCAAGACTCTTCCTTTTGTCGATGGTGACCGTATAGGCATTTTTGGTTGGAGTTATGGAGGATATATGTCCTCACTTTGCCTTTTGAAATCAAATGATGTTTTCAAATCAGCTATCTCAGTAGCACCTGTTACCCATTGGAAATGGTACGATTCGGTGTATTCAGAAAGGTACATGAAAGATGAAAAACAGAATAGTAATGGATTTGCAGAATATGCACCGGTTTTGTTGGCTGACCGTTTGAAGGGCAATTATATGCTGGTACATGGGATGGGAGACGACAATGTCCATTTCCAACACACTGCTGAAATGATAAACGCATTAGTCAGAAACAATAAATCATTCGATTTGTATGTTTACCCGAACAGATCACACGGGATATCGGGAGATAGAGCTAGATTGCACCTGTTTTCAGAAATGACTAGATTTGTAAAAAATAAAATTTAA
- the smpB gene encoding SsrA-binding protein SmpB — MSLEIVNRKATYLYFFEQTFEAGILLTGTEIKSIRAGQANLSDAYCSFEKGELWAHHIHISEYKEGNIQNHDPKRPRKLLLHRTELAKLERKVTEKGKTIIPYRIFFNERGFAKVEIVLASGKKSFDKRESLKEKDQKRELERNMNKSY, encoded by the coding sequence ATGAGTTTGGAAATTGTCAACCGTAAGGCGACATATTTATATTTTTTTGAGCAAACATTTGAAGCCGGTATTTTGCTTACCGGAACAGAAATCAAGTCGATCAGGGCAGGTCAGGCTAACCTGAGTGATGCTTATTGCAGTTTCGAAAAAGGAGAGTTGTGGGCACACCATATTCATATTTCAGAATATAAAGAAGGGAATATACAAAACCACGATCCAAAAAGACCGAGGAAACTGCTACTGCACCGCACGGAATTAGCCAAATTGGAACGAAAAGTAACTGAAAAAGGTAAAACCATCATTCCATACCGCATTTTCTTTAATGAAAGGGGCTTTGCAAAAGTTGAAATCGTGCTGGCTTCCGGTAAAAAATCCTTTGACAAGAGAGAAAGTCTGAAGGAGAAAGACCAAAAAAGGGAATTAGAGCGAAATATGAATAAAAGCTACTAG